In the Vespa crabro chromosome 10, iyVesCrab1.2, whole genome shotgun sequence genome, one interval contains:
- the LOC124427578 gene encoding ribosomal protein S6 kinase delta-1, whose translation MPSTKDKWVRRFVIPETTRHRKGFTIYKVTSVIYLKASREEVSKVSVWKRYNDFKKLHSALYALHAHFQIKDPFPPFTKSKFFGRFEVEVVQERKNSALKLLDFIGKHRCLYTSDIFIKFFEKSSLQNDSDTINGRSQSVGSDTSEDDHNIAGLNDAAAALTNSIEIIESAPLSLGNIIDLTEEESRSFDVEESPFEIAGPLKEAVAEEEVEKCCCVTAKGGNNGFVVSASDDLKLDDRYNSKHENNKRYELKKTKMLKINKAIQDCTDLAHTCKDVTHYIVVAAAYISAAFKHEAIAEYEEAFAQYKMGISTLLLGVETDTDDARKIIIKEKVSKYLDRAEKLYNRYLNWNISLLNKPTADLKNYKVLNIIDSLMLVKDLHTNNVRIVKSIEKPLSNKENPISDYILRGQIPFMVRLHGYIETEATVFLILEYVKRGRLWDFIIKNYKSQDDALKSDDDYHSAERIRLGIGDECQNTFEGICNDENERKLITERFRYDVEESTRMNLVTSTNEENAQCQLVYNVDDICGSDVPTTQLLEKAQKLLKSVNATLRRSNFVVNRSNESKEEFICSRKNVSRALNMSNEVASQFKESPSSVDNNLKRFLIDSLDNSSFANAQDNNTSSSNSSTSNSMMIITDDVKQEECYSTYENNVGSLGINDGGIGERTKCFSKNNSLDGGALWEIPEEVVCRWAAEILLALEALHQQGVIIFDLKPEKILLDEHGRATLTYIVPYRNGELTKIREQEYSSPELYMFSPTTCTSPATDIWNYGIILYELLTGIKFRSLHGEAFRSHSVVSVPTKLSDNARSLLLNILKYEPEERLTISDIKKHYFFEKIDWSSMVYSTI comes from the exons ATGCCATCGACGAAAGACAAGTGGGTCAGACGTTTCGTTATACCCGAAACTACGCGACACAGAAAAGGTTTTACCATTTACAAAGTCACATCCGTG ATATATTTAAAGGCATCCAGAGAGGAAGTATCGAAGGTATCCGTTTGGAAGCGTTACAATGACTTTAAAAAACTCCATTCGGCGTTGTATGCCTTGCATGCGCACTTTCAAATCAAAGATCCCTTTCCACCATTTACAAAATCCAAATTTTTCGGTAGATTCGAGGTCGAGGTCgttcaagagagaaagaacagcGCGTTGAAGTTGTTAGATTTCATTGGGAAACATAGGTGCTTATATACCAGTgacattttcattaaattttttgaaaagagTAGTCTTCAAAACGACAGCGATACGATAAACGGTCGTTCGCAGTCCGTCGGTTCTGATACTTCGGAGGACGATCATAATATTGCCGGGCTAAACGACGCCGCCGCCGCCTTAACGAACAGCATTGAGATAATAGAAAGCGCCCCCCTTTCCTTGGGTAATATCATTGATCTTACCGAAGAAGAATCAAGATCTTTCGACGTAGAAGAAAGTCCATTTGAAATAGCGGGCCCGTTGAAAGAGGCGGtggcggaggaggaggtggagaaaTGCTGTTGCGTTACCGCTAAGGGGGGCAATAACGGTTTCGTTGTAAGCGCGTCAGATGACTTGAAACTGGATGATCGGTATAATAGTAAgcatgagaataataaaaggtaCGAGTTGAAAAAGactaaaatgttaaaaataaacaaggcCATACAAGATTGTACGGATCTTGCACATACGTGCAAGGACGTTACTCATTATATAGTAGTCGCTGCCGCGTATATAAGCGCGGCGTTCAAGCACGAAGCCATTGCGGAATACGAAGAGGCATTTGCCCAATACAAAATGGGAATATCAACGTTGTTGTTAGGCGTTGAAACCGATACGGACGATgcgaggaaaataataattaaagagaaGGTATCGAAATATTTGGATAGGGCGGAGAAATTGTACAATAGATACTtaaattggaatatttcgCTTCTCAATAAGCCCACGGCCGatcttaaaaattacaaagtaTTGAATATAATAGATTCGTTAATGCTCGTTAAAGATTTACATACGAATAACGTTAGAATAGTGAAGAGTATCGAAAAGCCCTTATCCAATAAGGAAAATCCAATAAGCGATTATATATTGCGCGGGCAAATACCATTCATGGTACGTTTGCACGGTTATATCGAAACGGAGGCAACGGTATTTCTTATATTGGAATACGTTAAACGCGGTAGACTGTgggattttataattaaaaattacaaatcgCAGGACGACGCGTTAAAAAGCGACGATGATTATCATTCGGCCGAAAGAATTCGGCTCGGCATTGGGGATGAATGCCAAAATACTTTTGAAGGAATATGCAACGACgagaatgaaaggaaattGATAACGGAACGTTTTCGTTACGACGTTGAAGAATCGACCAGGATGAATCTCGTTACGTCGACGAACGAAGAGAATGCCCAATGCCAGCTAGTTTATAACGTAGACGATATCTGTGGCAGTGACGTGCCCACGACGCAATTGTTAGAAAAAGCccaaaaattgttaaaatccGTTAATGCCACTTTAAGGAGAAGTAATTTCGTCGTTAATCGTTCGAACGAATCAAAAGAAGAATTCATTTGTTCGCGGAAAAACGTTAGCCGTGCATTAAATATGTCCAACGAGGTCGCTTCTCAATTTAAGGAATCACCATCGAGCGTGGATAATAATTTGAAgagatttttaatcgatagtTTGGATAATAGTAGTTTTGCCAACGCGCAAGATAATAATACGTCGAGTAGTAATAGTTCGACGAGTAActcgatgatgataataacggacGATGTCAAACAGGAGGAATGTTATTCAACGTATGAGAATAACGTCGGATCATTGGGAATAAACGATGGTGGTATCGGGGAACGAACGAAATGTTtcagtaaaaataattctctggACGGAGGAGCACTTTGGGAAATTCCTGAAGAAGTCGTTTGTCGTTGGGCAGCAGAAATTCTTTTAGCGCTCGAAGCATTGCACCAACAAGGAGTTATAATATTCGATTTGAAGCCGGAAAAGATATTATTGGACGAGCATGGTCGTGCTACGTTAACATATATTGTACCATACCGTAACGGCGAATTAACCAAAATAAGAGAACAAGAATATTCGTCTCCGGAGTTGTATATGTTTTCACCTACGACTTGTACCTCACCAGCTACAGACATTTGGAACTATGGAATCATTTTGTACGAGTTACTTACAGGCATT aAGTTTAGATCCTTACACGGCGAAGCATTTCGTTCTCATTCCGTCGTAAGCGTACCTACTAAATTGTCGGATAATGCCAGGTCTTTACTCTTAAAC ATTCTTAAGTATGAGCCGGAAGAACGATTAACGATATCGGACATCAAGAAGCATTACTTTTTTGAAAAGATCGATTGGTCGAGCATGGTATATTctacgatataa
- the LOC124427587 gene encoding vacuolar protein sorting-associated protein 37B yields MYKSSQEPDIPAALGLLTLLSNEELKDILNDDSKFEDIVKDIKQFKELETEKEVLMASNRSLAEFNLSKQPELEEGKQILKELSDKGHRLCFSVKEKLNEMKDRSGIMTVDTALDLLQAAAAEIEEESEKVAEKFLAGDMEVDEFLEQFLSRRKLMHLRKVKVDKIREIMRKSSHPSSYFTSNFPGIAPSIPYPTGPVSMPMPIPSGPSLYRPY; encoded by the exons ATGTATAAATCGAGTCAGGAACCGGATATACCCGCGGCATTGGGCTTGCTGACGCTTTTAAGTAATGAAGAATTAAAGGATATATTGAATGACGATAGCAAGTTCGAAGACATCGTAAAGGACATTAAGCAG TTTAAAGAACTTGAAACCGAAAAAGAAGTACTTATGGCTAGCAACAGATCGTTGGCAGAATTTAATCTTTCAAAACAGCCAGAATTAGAAGAAGgtaaacaaattttaaaagaactCAGCGACAAGGGACATCGATTATGCTTCAGCGTCAAGGAGAAGCTCAATGAGATGA aggATAGATCGGGAATTATGACAGTCGACACTGCATTAGACCTTTTGCAAGCGGCTGCTGCAGAAATTGAGGAGGAATCGGAg AAAGTGGCTGAAAAATTTTTAGCTGGCGATATGGAGGTGGATGAATTTTTAGAACAATTTTTATCAAGACGAAAATTAATGCACTTACGTAAAGTTAAAGTCGATAAGATCAGAGAAATAATGCGAAAATCCTCGCATCCTTCGTCCTATTTTACTTCTAACTTTCCTGGAATTGCGCCTTCCATACCATATCCAACCGGGCCGGTATCAATGCCAATGCCCATACCATCAGGCCCTTCACTTTATAGACCATATTGA
- the LOC124427586 gene encoding dnaJ homolog subfamily C member 30, mitochondrial-like, whose translation MSITMHVGTSYRWIEKISRRNDLTIILACRLIQSKSCAYVKMKTHYDTLKVSPNATQNEIKSSYYKLSMLYHPDRNKSEHAKRKFQDISQAYDVLNNYQTRKRYDRSIMIKENVEENAPKVTYTYASVYKSKVDPMGNKYFNFDEWTRQHYGERLYVRRRKEKFTEANNKINESTNNNNLFPYWTILFLIVFLISRLVYPLKYTTDYDVPQKKKEA comes from the coding sequence ATGTCTATAACTATGCACGTTGGCACAAGTTATCGTtggatagaaaagatttctcGTCGTAACGACTTGACGATTATTCTAGCTTGTCGTTTGATACAGTCTAAATCGTGTGCATATGTGAAAATGAAAACACATTACGATACGTTAAAAGTATCACCGAATGCTActcaaaacgaaataaaatcatcttattataaattgagCATGCTATATCATCCCGATAGGAATAAGTCTGAACATGCAAAACGAAAATTTCAAGATATTTCACAGGCATATGACGTATTGAACAACTATCAAACGCGCAAACGTTATGACAGATCGattatgataaaagaaaacgtcGAGGAAAATGCTCCTAAAGTGACTTATACGTATGCTTCTGTTTACAAAAGTAAAGTAGATCCAATgggaaacaaatattttaatttcgacGAATGGACTCGTCAGCATTACGGTGAAAGGTTATAtgtaagaagaaggaaagaaaaatttaccgaggcaaacaataaaataaatgaaagcactaataataacaatttatttccATATTGGACAATATTATTTCTGATAGTTTTCTTGATTTCAAGACTGGTATATCCGTTAAAATATACTACCGATTACGATGTACcacagaaaaagaaggaagcgtaa
- the LOC124427583 gene encoding 26S proteasome non-ATPase regulatory subunit 6, producing the protein MPLENLEEEGLEKNPNLELAQIKFLLSLPEHHDDPYLKTKLLDAIKAENMAPFYEEVCKDLSWIVDEALLANMRARNAEQLKELDGAIEDAEKNLGEMEVREANLKKSEHLCRIGDKEGAITAFRKTYDKTVSLGHRLDIVFHNIRIGLFYLDHDHITRNIEKAKSLIEEGGDWDRRNRLKVYQGTYCIAVRDFKEAANFFLDTISTFTSYELMDYNTFVRYTVYLSMISLPRNELRDKIIKGSEILEVLHSNSDVKDYLFSLYNCHYAEFFKNLAQVEGLLRRDYLIFPHYRYYVREMRILAYTQLLESYRSLTLHYMAEAFGVTVEYIDQELSRFIAAGRLHCKVDRVGGVVETNRPDSKNWQYQAMVKQGDLLLNRVQKLSRVINI; encoded by the exons ATGCCGTTAGAAAATCTAGAAGAGGAgggattagaaaaaaatcccAATTTAGAATTGGcgcaaattaaatttttattaagccTTCCAGAACATCACGATGATCCGTATTTGAAAACTAAACTGCTCGATGCCATTAAAGCAGAAA ATATGGCACCATTTTATGAAGAAGTTTGCAAAGATCTCAGTTGGATAGTAGACGAAGCGCTTTTGGCCAACATGAGGGCCCGTAATGCCGAACAATTAAAAGAGCTGGATGGTGCAATTGAGGATGCTGAGAAGAATTTAGGAGAAATGGAAGTACGAGAGGCCAATCTTAAAAAATCTGAACATCTTTGCCGAATTGGAGATAAGGAAGGAGCGATAACGGCGTTTAGAAAAACTTACGACAAAACCGTATCGTTGGGCCATAGAttagacattgtatttcataatattagaATTGGTTTGTTTTATTTGGATCACGATCATATAACGAGGAATATAGAAAAAGCTAAAAG ttTAATCGAAGAGGGTGGCGATTGGGATAGAAGAAATCGCTTGAAAGTATATCAGGGGACTTATTGTATAGCAGTGCGTGATTTTAAAGAAGCGGCAAACTTCTTTTTGGACACAATAAGCACATTTACAAGTTATGAACTTATGGATTACAATACATTTGTAAGATACACCGTTTATTTGAGCATGATAAGTTTACCAAGGAACGAATTGCGCGATAAGATCATTAAAGGATCAGAAATTTTAGAAGTATTGCACAGCAATTCAGACGTTAAGgattatctcttttctctctacaaTTGTCACTATGCTGAGTTCTTCAAGAATcttg cCCAAGTCGAAGGATTACTAAGAAgagattatttgatatttccaCATTACAGATATTACGTCAGAGAAATGCGCATTCTTGCGTACACACAGTTGTTAGAGTCGTACCGCTCTTTAACGTTACATTATATGGCAGAAGCATTTGGCGTTACCGTAGAATATATAGATCA GGAATTATCACGATTTATTGCAGCTGGTAGATTACATTGTAAGGTCGATCGCGTTGGCGGAGTAGTAGAAACTAATCGTCCAGATAGCAAAAATTGGCAATACCAGGCGATGGTGAAGCAAGGAGACTTGCTCCTTAACAGAGTGCAAAAATTGTCACGTGTTATCAACATATGA
- the LOC124427582 gene encoding 4-hydroxybenzoate polyprenyltransferase, mitochondrial isoform X2, with amino-acid sequence MCVIYNVLHSNSFFIKHTFQERRYSRLAARILNNSSPKIQPYMRLMRIDKPIGSWLLFWPCGWSIAMAASPTCLPDLKLLTLFGIGAFIMRGAGCTINDMWDSDIDKMVARTNDRPLVTGELTHLKSLIFLGGQLSLGLLVLLQLNWYSVLLGASSLGLVIIYPLMKRVTYWPQFILGMTFNWGALLGWSAVRGSCDWSICLPLYVSGICWTIIYDTIYAHQDKVDDLLLNIKSTALKFGDKTQLYLSAFGISMIAGLLTSGIVTAQTWPYYVAVGLTGKHLVSQINTLDINNPKDCAHKFVSNQRIGMIIFVGIILSNLLKDPRKKQDEENK; translated from the exons atgtgtgtaatatataatgtgcTCCattccaattctttttttattaaacatacATTTCag GAGAGAAGATATTCGAGATTAGCGGCAAGAATATTGAATAATTCTTCTCCAAAAATACAACCATACATGAGGCTTATGAGAATAGATAAACCTATAG GATCATGGTTGTTATTTTGGCCTTGCGGCTGGAGTATAGCTATGGCAGCATCTCCAACTTGTTTACCAGACCTTAAATTATTGACGCTATTTGGAATAGGTGCATTTATAATGCGAGGCGCTGGTTGTACCATAAATGATATGTGGGATAGTGATATCGACAAAATG GTAGCAAGAACAAACGATAGACCTTTGGTTACTGGAGAACTTACACATTTAAAGTCGTTAATTTTTCTTGGAGGACAATTGAGTTTAGGTTTACTTGTCCTATTACAATTGAACTGGTATAGCGTTTTACTTGGTGCAAGTTCTTTAG GCTTGGTAATAATTTATCCTTTAATGAAAAGAGTAACATATTGGCCTCAATTTATATTGGGTATGACTTTCAATTGGGGAGCTCTCTTAGGATGGTCAGCAGTGCGAGGATCATGCGATTGGTCGATATGCCTACCACTTTATGTCAGTGGAATTTGTTGGACTATCATATATGATACCATTTATGCCCACCAA GATAAGGTAGATGATCTActattaaatatcaaatcgACCGCATTGAAGTTTGGGGACAAAACGCAACTGTATTTGTCTGCCTTTGGTATATCTATGATAGCAGGATTGCTAACGTCTGGTATTGTAACTGCGCAAACTTGGCCGTATTACGTAGCGGTAGGATTAACTGGAAAACATCTCGTTAGTCAG ATAAATACTTTGGATATCAATAATCCTAAAGATTGTGCTCATAAATTTGTATCTAATCAGAGAATAGGTATGATAATTTTTGTAGGTATTATTTTGAGTAATCTATTGAAAGATCCTCGAAAGAAAcaagatgaagaaaataaataa
- the LOC124427582 gene encoding 4-hydroxybenzoate polyprenyltransferase, mitochondrial isoform X1, producing the protein MLLIRSGQKLGAFYGLSTYINNSNEKQIKIILSSLCSFKNFNTLSSIKIKYKYKIQFDIDDKVKPLLGLPTLCYINLSNCQERRYSRLAARILNNSSPKIQPYMRLMRIDKPIGSWLLFWPCGWSIAMAASPTCLPDLKLLTLFGIGAFIMRGAGCTINDMWDSDIDKMVARTNDRPLVTGELTHLKSLIFLGGQLSLGLLVLLQLNWYSVLLGASSLGLVIIYPLMKRVTYWPQFILGMTFNWGALLGWSAVRGSCDWSICLPLYVSGICWTIIYDTIYAHQDKVDDLLLNIKSTALKFGDKTQLYLSAFGISMIAGLLTSGIVTAQTWPYYVAVGLTGKHLVSQINTLDINNPKDCAHKFVSNQRIGMIIFVGIILSNLLKDPRKKQDEENK; encoded by the exons atgttattaataagaagTGGTCAAAAACTGGGCGCATTTTATGGATTGTCAACGTATATTAATAACTCTAATGAAAAACAGATCAAGATAATTTTAAGCAGTTTATGTTCctttaagaattttaatactttatcCTCTATCAAAATTaagtacaaatataaaatacagttTGACATAGACGATAAAGTTAAACCTTTGTTAGGATTACCTACATtgtgttatattaatttatccaaTTGTCAGGAGAGAAGATATTCGAGATTAGCGGCAAGAATATTGAATAATTCTTCTCCAAAAATACAACCATACATGAGGCTTATGAGAATAGATAAACCTATAG GATCATGGTTGTTATTTTGGCCTTGCGGCTGGAGTATAGCTATGGCAGCATCTCCAACTTGTTTACCAGACCTTAAATTATTGACGCTATTTGGAATAGGTGCATTTATAATGCGAGGCGCTGGTTGTACCATAAATGATATGTGGGATAGTGATATCGACAAAATG GTAGCAAGAACAAACGATAGACCTTTGGTTACTGGAGAACTTACACATTTAAAGTCGTTAATTTTTCTTGGAGGACAATTGAGTTTAGGTTTACTTGTCCTATTACAATTGAACTGGTATAGCGTTTTACTTGGTGCAAGTTCTTTAG GCTTGGTAATAATTTATCCTTTAATGAAAAGAGTAACATATTGGCCTCAATTTATATTGGGTATGACTTTCAATTGGGGAGCTCTCTTAGGATGGTCAGCAGTGCGAGGATCATGCGATTGGTCGATATGCCTACCACTTTATGTCAGTGGAATTTGTTGGACTATCATATATGATACCATTTATGCCCACCAA GATAAGGTAGATGATCTActattaaatatcaaatcgACCGCATTGAAGTTTGGGGACAAAACGCAACTGTATTTGTCTGCCTTTGGTATATCTATGATAGCAGGATTGCTAACGTCTGGTATTGTAACTGCGCAAACTTGGCCGTATTACGTAGCGGTAGGATTAACTGGAAAACATCTCGTTAGTCAG ATAAATACTTTGGATATCAATAATCCTAAAGATTGTGCTCATAAATTTGTATCTAATCAGAGAATAGGTATGATAATTTTTGTAGGTATTATTTTGAGTAATCTATTGAAAGATCCTCGAAAGAAAcaagatgaagaaaataaataa
- the LOC124427582 gene encoding 4-hydroxybenzoate polyprenyltransferase, mitochondrial isoform X3, translated as MRLMRIDKPIGSWLLFWPCGWSIAMAASPTCLPDLKLLTLFGIGAFIMRGAGCTINDMWDSDIDKMVARTNDRPLVTGELTHLKSLIFLGGQLSLGLLVLLQLNWYSVLLGASSLGLVIIYPLMKRVTYWPQFILGMTFNWGALLGWSAVRGSCDWSICLPLYVSGICWTIIYDTIYAHQDKVDDLLLNIKSTALKFGDKTQLYLSAFGISMIAGLLTSGIVTAQTWPYYVAVGLTGKHLVSQINTLDINNPKDCAHKFVSNQRIGMIIFVGIILSNLLKDPRKKQDEENK; from the exons ATGAGGCTTATGAGAATAGATAAACCTATAG GATCATGGTTGTTATTTTGGCCTTGCGGCTGGAGTATAGCTATGGCAGCATCTCCAACTTGTTTACCAGACCTTAAATTATTGACGCTATTTGGAATAGGTGCATTTATAATGCGAGGCGCTGGTTGTACCATAAATGATATGTGGGATAGTGATATCGACAAAATG GTAGCAAGAACAAACGATAGACCTTTGGTTACTGGAGAACTTACACATTTAAAGTCGTTAATTTTTCTTGGAGGACAATTGAGTTTAGGTTTACTTGTCCTATTACAATTGAACTGGTATAGCGTTTTACTTGGTGCAAGTTCTTTAG GCTTGGTAATAATTTATCCTTTAATGAAAAGAGTAACATATTGGCCTCAATTTATATTGGGTATGACTTTCAATTGGGGAGCTCTCTTAGGATGGTCAGCAGTGCGAGGATCATGCGATTGGTCGATATGCCTACCACTTTATGTCAGTGGAATTTGTTGGACTATCATATATGATACCATTTATGCCCACCAA GATAAGGTAGATGATCTActattaaatatcaaatcgACCGCATTGAAGTTTGGGGACAAAACGCAACTGTATTTGTCTGCCTTTGGTATATCTATGATAGCAGGATTGCTAACGTCTGGTATTGTAACTGCGCAAACTTGGCCGTATTACGTAGCGGTAGGATTAACTGGAAAACATCTCGTTAGTCAG ATAAATACTTTGGATATCAATAATCCTAAAGATTGTGCTCATAAATTTGTATCTAATCAGAGAATAGGTATGATAATTTTTGTAGGTATTATTTTGAGTAATCTATTGAAAGATCCTCGAAAGAAAcaagatgaagaaaataaataa